AAATTGTACACTAaattgcttatatattcaacaagATATGTACGTCGGTACACGTTATTGCGTACGTACATACCGATCGATCGATTTGGAAACATCCAAATCCAAGATGGTACGTGCAAAACTGCATCAAATAATTCGATTTGACCATCGTCCTTGCTGCGTGGAGTGTCGTTCAGTTCTTCTCCTTGTCCACAGCGGCCGATTGGTCTGAAACACTCGACGCCGTCGCGATGAATCGGCTACACCGTCTGGGCCAAGTTAGCCCGGCTAACAGCACTGGGCCAGGCCAGGCTGCATCACGCCCAAGCCGTTCTCCCTTTAGGTCCTCCTTCGTCTCCCTCTACGCTCCCGATCCCTCCACAAACACCGAACGAAGCCGAAACCCTCGCGCGCGACTCCGGTCCTCCTCCGGCCATGGATGACTCGCCTGCTGCCGAGATGCACGTTTTCAAGAAGCCAAAACCCCTACGGCTCTACGACCAGCAAGCACCGCTGgtgggcggcgacggcggcggctatgatctCGACCTCGATCTCATCAACCACCTCCCGGACGCGATCCTCGGCACCATCGTCTCCCTCCTCCCTACAAAGGACGGCGCCCGCACGCAGGCGATCTCCCGCCGGTGGCTCCCCCTATGGCGCTCCCACATGGCCCCGCTCAACCTCGTGGCCAATTACCAGCTCTCAGACGACAAATCACGCGTCGCGGTGGTTTCCAAGATCCTCTCCGACCATCCCGGCCCAGCCCGTCGCTTCTCGCTCAACCCCACATGCTCCCAAAGTTTCCAGGCCGAGGTCGACGGCTGGTTCCGTTCCGCGTCTCTCGCCGGCCTCCAGGAGCTCCAAGTCACTAACCTGCCGATGAAACACTACCCGCTGCCGCAACACGCGCTGGTCCGTTTCTCGCCGACGCTTCGCCTGCTGAGGCTCTTCGGCTGCCAATTCCCCAGCCTGGTCGCCCCGTTGAGTTTCCCGTTCCTCGAGCAGCTCATCTTGTACGATGTGGGCATCTCGGAGGACGCCCTCGAAACCATGATCTCTGGCAGCACTGTTTTGAAAAGCGTTTCGCTGCATGGCATGCGATTCAGCCGACTTTGCATCAGCTCCCCGACCCTTATGAGCATTAGCTTCTATGCACTTCGTTCAAAAGGAGCCATCACCTTCAAAGAGCTGGTCATTAGGGACGCGCCATCCCTAGAGAGGTTGCTACCAATTTTTCCAGAAGAGGGTCCGGCGACTATCCGGGTAATCAGGGCTCCTAAGCTCGAGATATTGGGTTTTTTGTCTAAAGGGATATCAACTCTCCGTCTTGGAACCATGGTGTTTCAGGTAGCATAAACACAATTGCACATTGAACATTCTCATATGTAGGCTAGTATTCTCACTTGCATTTGTTTTCCTTTTCTCCAGAAAATGATTCCGGTAAGGTTGACATCCAAAATGCGTACAATGAAGATTTTGGCTCTTGACGTTGGCGAGAATCTGGATACAGTTGTTGATTTCCTCAAGTGCTTCCCTTGCTTACAGAAGCTCTATGTCATTGTGAGTATTCATATTTCTTGCTTCAAATGTTTAAATTGAGATCGGGTTAAACTTATGGTCCGATGAATAAGTATTTTGCAGCTACCTTTATATCAACTTTTCGGTTGTCATCAGTCGCATCAAGGAAATGATATGAATAATGTGCGGAAGTACGACCCAGCTAATCCAATTGAATGCTTTGAACTCCATCTAAAAAAAGTGGTGTTGAAGAATTACGACGCTGACAAGAAGGCATGCATTGATTTTgccaatttttttattttgaatgcAAAAGTGCTAAAGGAAATGGAAATCGGGATCCTTAAGGAGCAAACTGACCAATGGATGTACTATCATGGTACGAAGCTTCAAGTGGAGAATAGAGCTTCTCGAGATGCCCGTGTTAAACTAGGACGTGATAGATATGCCATCCCCGGAAACCATGGGCATACACATGATTTGTCATTGGCCGATCCCTTTGAGAAGTCCTTATGTGGACACAATAAGAGTGTTAGATACTCAATTCTGTAATTTATGGGGTGCCTTGTTCCCCCACTATGGAGCATACCAGGATCGATGAGGTGGTGCGATACAAAGATTCAAATGAAAACTTGAGAATGTACTAGACAAATGTTGTCTCTCTCATCCGTGAGTCGTACTATAAGCTGGGAGCACATGCATGATGCAGCTAGTATATATTCGTGTGTATCTACGTCTTGCTTTAATAAAAATAGATGGTCCAAATTTTTTGTCCAAAAATATGTAGTGGTGTAATACATATTTATTTTCATGCATTTCATTACAACTTCTCAAGCAAAGTATGTGGATAATGTGTTGAAGTATAACCCACTTGATCCAATTGAATGCTTTAAACTCCATCTAAAAGAAGTGGTGTTGGAGAATTACAGTGTTGACAATTCGCACTGCATTGACTTTGCCAAGTTCTTTATTTTCAACGCGCAAGTGCTAGAGGAAATGGAAATCAGAATTTTTAGCATGTAAAGCAGTAAATGGATGTGTTATCAAGTAGTCATCTTCAGTTGGAGAATAGAGCTTCTCGAGATGCACAAATTGTACTaagtgatatatatatatatatatgccataCCGACAAACCATCGGCACACCCATGATTTGTCAATGGCTGATCCTCTGAGAAATCCTTACATGGGTACGGCATGAGTTTTTGATGCTGGCCTTTTCAAGGATGGTATCACCTTCTGTCCAAAAAAAATAGCTTATTTTGTTTGCGTGTTTATGTTATCACACGCACACCCTTGTGATGCTCTGCAAAACGATCATCTACTGAATTGAGCAATTCAATGCCATGTTACCCCACTCTGGAGCAAACCAAGAACGATGAGGTGGTGCTCGAGCCGAAGATTCAAATTGAAACTTGGGAGTGTACAAGACAATTGTTGTCTTTCTCCTCCTCGATGCCATGCTATAAGTTGTGAGCACCTGCAGGTTGCAGCTAATATATTCGTGTGTatcaaccttttttttttttgagccaaACTGCGTATATTCAACAGATACGGATTACAGGAACCCAGGTACACGCACAGGAACACACGCAGGCACCGCAGCCAGCGGCAGCACCGACATCACCGGAGAAGAGGAGGTCGAACCACCATCTTACCCAAAGCAGAGAGCACCTACTCGCATGAAGAAGGCTGCAGGATCCATCCGCCACGCAGTGACGGAATCTGAATCGATGAACAGGCACGGCCAGCGCCCCCACAAGCCTGCTCCTCCACCTCCCGACGACCACCAACCTCGACGATGCTTTAACGGAAGAAGATGGTATGGTATATTTTTGTCTACACATATTTATATAAAAAATATTTCTTTGCATGCAATTCATTACAACTTTGTGCAAGTCATTAAAATCACAATTTCCAAAATACGACAAACAAGCACGATATTTTCAAACTTGCTTTCGATGTGAAGTTTAAATGCTGGTTTTCCTCTATACATGTACGGTGGCAACATGAATATACTATTAGCACTATTTTTAATGGATTCATGGCCTCATTTTGAAAGTAAGTGTGCTTCTCCACAATCTTTCATTATGGGGGGGCGACATGCACGAATGGAACCTGGGTGCGGACGCACCCAGTTttccaaaaaatgaaaaaaatgctatttcaaagtttcaaaaaaatatgtagtaaaattttgcatgtacatattatgttgatacatATTTGTGTgcgttttcacgaaaaaataccatTGTATGTGgtttacacaaaaatgacaaaatgtccaAATGACAATAGTGAATAGGAATCTGTACTATTCACAGGATCCGAAAtttgcattttgtcatttttgtgtaggccacatacaatggtattttttcgtgaaaacacacacgggtaagtatcaacataatgtgaacatgcaaaaatttacttcatattttttgaaacttttaaatagcatttttttgacTTTTTCATAACTGGGTGCGCGCGTACCCAGGTTCCGTTTGgtattttcgggggggggggggggggggctactgTTGATGAAACTAGGGGTTAGGAAGACCAGGATACCTCCTAGTTTCATCAACGGTTGAGATTACAAGGTACTAGTTGAATATTCGTGTGTTGCCACAGTCACCTGAATTTTCTTCGTCTTCGCAAATGTTAGACATGTAAATATAAAAGAAAGGATAAACTTGTCATATGATATGTATGCACTTCTCCTTTCGTTGTGCAGACCCTAGGGGGTCTTTTTCGGTTGTCGCTAAAATCTAGTCCCATGATCCGTGTATGTAAAACATGACATATGAAAGTAAAAAAGTTTATATGGTCATGTGCAACATGCATAGAAAAATTCCATGTGTGCATCTCCTTGGTTATGTAACTTGATGAAAATCTTCGGTCTATGTATGTTGACTTCTTAGTTTGTTACCCTGACTACATTTTCATGTTCCTACCAACATCATCAAGTTGGAGCCTATGGTTATTTTTTATCATCAATAAAATCCATATATGTTTCGCTTGTGACTATAGCCGGGCATGGGCAGCCTGGCCTAGCCCAAAAATCCGTGGCCAGGTTGGGCTTCGATGTCATCTACTGTTGGTCACAAGCATACCTAGGAAAAACTTGGGCCATGCTGGGCTTCAGGATGGGCCCGAATAAGCCCTAGTCCGACCCAACATGCAAACTTGGCCCGTGCTAAGATGGAATTTTTTGGGCTTTGGGCCAGGCTCGGGCCTTTTTTAGGCCCATCCCGGCATGAGTTTGGCCCAGGTATGCTTGTGACCAATAGTAGATGATGTCGAAGATGTAAAGACTTACCCACTTAGCTTAGTGCCCTACAAAATTAGAAGAAAAGATTAGCACCTATAGGAACAGTGACACCACTATAGGCACTTCAACTTTATATACGAATGATTAGTGGTAAAGGGGTGGTTGCCATGTGGCCGGTTTCTCTACGAGTTTCATGTTGGTTCCGCTTTACTCTACGACAGGTCTGGCTTTCGGCCTtagtatatactccctccgttcctagatcctagatataaggtgtatagtttATGGCACTGAAATTAAAAAATGCATGCAGAGAGAAAATTACACATGGTTTTGTCATGATTGATCCCGGGCAATTGACATGAAAAAATAGAGGAGTTTTCAAAAGATAAGGAAACACaatcaaattcttaaaaaaaatccACATAGATTGTCCAACACAATATACCTTATATTTTGAATACTTTTCTCGAaaaactatacaccttatatcTAGAAACGGAAGGAGTACAAGATAAGCTCGAGTTATTTATTATTCATACTCGCATAAATAGAGACTTTAGAGATTTCTAGATATTTGGAAAGTGCATCATACTTTCTTCGACCGCATTATCACACCACCAAGATGACATTGGTTTtaagcgtggtggcatcaacaattgGCAACAAAGATAATCTAGACCGAGTTACGCATCGAACGAGGGATAATCAAACATTTTGATTGTTTGAATTACATTAGATTTAAAAAAAATAGGTAAAGCTTTTCATTGAGTTGGTATTGTTGGTATGCCTTTTTTAGGTTCTACTTATAATTAAAtagtatatttttatttttattatattaAGTAGTTGAGTTTGAACCACATACATTACTACTGTTTTAGAACTATTTTGGTATTTGCATTATTCAAGGTTCACCCTACCTCGGTTTTTTTTCGCCACTGCACCTAAATCATACTGTATCAGTTGTGTAACACTCGACAAAGTCAGCTTTGCTGATAGAAAAGGAACACCTATATAAATTTCCAATTATACGGACAAAAGGACTTCTTAAGCACGACAGTAGAACCTGATGTGCTTGTAACTTTTTAAACTAACATGCAATTTCCAACACTACTGTCCAATTTAACTTCTCCAAAAGAATCGTGATCGGATTAAGTTCTACTCCTTTTTTTGAGGAAGGGGATATAAGTTCTACTGAATCTTCATTGTAGTGCAGGGCCCAAAAGTCCTCACATAGGAAGCTTCTCCTGTTGGAGAGAGATACCTAGCAACCAGCGGCTgcaatcatatggaaggtttgggATCTGAGAAGGATACGATGTAGGATGAGCGCAGAGAGCGAGGCTGCCATCGTGACCGAAACAACGGAACTGGACGGCAGTCACGGACAGCCACTTCGTCGCCTTATTGTCAGTTTTGCCGCAACGGTGCTTGGCCGAGGCAATGAACGGTGTAAGCCACGAAGGAGATGTGGACGGTGTGCGACGCCGGGTCGGCCGGCCTGTTAGAAGTCGTCCGAGGAGCGCACAACGGCGGTTTGCTTGGGGCTGTGGAGCAAGTCGAATTTGTGGCACCTGCAGGAGATTCACCCGTTGTATCGGAAGTTGCAGGCCAAAGAGGCCTCGAGTGTGTGGTGGTAGGAGCGGCTGAGCGCCACGCGGCGGCCGTTTCCGGCGCCGACGCTCTCGATGATGTTTTGCACGTCTACCTTGAGGCCACATGCTACCTTGAGGTCATCAGCATCAGGTGGTGGCGAGGAGAGCTCCAGCAGGTGATGACGATCCGCCAAGGGGATAGAGTGGGCCATGACTATTGCATCGGAGGATCATGGTCCTGGAAGGAAGGGCCTTCACGGAAAAACCAAAAGAATCAAATTTAATggaatagaaattatcaatggtgAATTGGCGAACGGAAATAAGGTTTTTGATAATATGGGGAACAACTAAAACATTAAGGAGGAAAAGAGACATAGTGGAGGACGGGATGTAGGTAGAACCGACATGGGTTGCAGGAATTATTGGCTGTTACCGACCGTGACAATGTTATTAGAAGGTCGTAGGGAGGAGAGTATACCATGATCATATGCCATATGGGAGAAGGCTCCCGTGTCCATGTACCACTCCTGATTTCCGGGAAGCTGCATGTTGTTGAGGGGTCGATGTGCTGCAGGCTGCCGTTGTACGAGGATGTTGAAGGAGCCAAAGCGGGGCCGTGTTGGTGCTGGGCGACGTAGGCCTGCGGGACACCGGGGCGTGGGCCCAAGACGCCGGGTGCACGCCAAGTCGGTGGAGACGGACGTGGCTCCAAGCCAACGGAGAAGGTTGCTGCCATGTCGGAGCAGGATGCTGCTGGGGATGAGCACGCGTGGGGAGGCCGGTCCATGGATTGAACATCCATGGCTCGTTGCGTCCACGACCACGGCTGCCACGGCCGCGGCCACGAGTGTTTGTTGGGGAAGCCGCGGCCGACAGTGTTGTAGCTCGGGGCGCCGAGTGTGCGCGTGTCGCCAGGGCCACCAAAACCGCGGCCGCCCCCAGAGGACGCGCCCCCAGAGGATGCACTCCCTAGCGTGGGAGGGCGCTCGTGGAGGATGTTGTTCCCGCTTGCCCAGAGTGCGGTGGCGACGGCGTTCGTGGCATCCGTCTTGTGCTGCCTCTCCTCAAGGACAAGGGCCGAACGTGTCTGGTCATTAAAGAACGCAGGTGGCGAAACTGGTCATTAAGGCCGCGGAGGACTGTGAGTACAAGAGTCTCATCGGAGATCAGTTGGTCGACATCAGCCAGCGCATCGGCCAGGAACTTAAGCATGGCGCAGTAGTCATGCACGGTCATGTCGCCCTGCGGAGTGTTGCGGAACTCGGCGTCGAGGACGATGGCGCGACTCTTCTTGTTGTCACAGAAGAGGTTGTCGATGGAGAGCCAAATCTAGCGCGCGAAGGAGCCAGGGGCCATGATGATGCCGAACAGCTCGGGGGAGATCGAGCCGTATATCCAGTTGAGGACAGTGAAGTCGTCGCGCCCCCAAGCGGAAGTGGGGGAAGTGTCGGAGGGGGTGTCGTTGCTGAGCACATGGGCGGTGAGGCCACAGCGGCCAAGGGCAACGAGAAAGAGCTTGCGCCATTGGGCATGATTGGAGGACTGGAGATCGAGGGTGATGGGAACATAGGTTTTTATTGAGTGGACGAAGGTGGAGGGGGAGGGGAGGGTGTTTTCGGTGGGTTTGTCTGAGGAAGCGGTGGCGGAAGCTTTGTCATCGGCGTTGGCGAGGCGAGCAAGCTCAGCCTCACGGTCAgcgacggcctgctcgcgcttcTGGAGTTCCTCCTCGAGAGCCTTGATCTCATCGGGAGTCATGGTGGAGTAGGGGGTCGTTGGGAGAGGAGGCTAGGGTTTTTGAAGAAAAAGATCTAGGGTTTTGGAAGAGGAGGGTGTCGGTAGGGTCGagcctgctctgataccatgcaAGTTTAGTTGAGGCTGCTAATTGCACGCCTCCTCTGATCCCATTGCTCATGTATATAATACAATCATCTTGTGTTACAAGTTATCTATACATGGTAATACATTTAAACCTCGGCCATCGCATATCTCTCTAACAGTTAGGTGTGGAGCTTGTCTCTCAACAGCGCATAGACTTGAACCTTCATTGGCAGTACTTCAATTTGGTACTTATGGGATTCTCCGCCTCTAAGTTCGCCGCTCCATCCAGAACCAAACGGCCGAAATAAAAATATGGATATGCACGACCAAATACCTCCTAATCTAGCAAACTCCAGTCATAAGGTGCGctattacattcgccggcggagccttccggaactcaccaCACTGGCCAGATCAAGAAGTGTCGGCATCAGGAAGGTCTCCATCTTCGCACAAAAAGGACACTAGAACCACCACATTTATTCATCCGAACCAGCAgccccctcaccaccagaagGAGTAGGCCGACCTCTAGACCAGGCGAGCCCAAAGGTGAACCCTAGATCAACTCTCGTAGTGATGGCTGAAAACGGGATCAAACCCTAGGACTTCGCCATGGGAGATCGAGCCGCCGCAGGCACCACCGCGTGCGCCGCCTCAGTATCCATTGCGCCTTGATGTTGTGCGCCGCACTCGACGAACGCCACCGCCCCACGACCTGTCCACCTGCGCAGCCTTTTCCACCCTCCTGCGCGAAGGAAAATTGATGGTCACACCATCCCTACCCTCCTTCTTCGACAGCCAGGCGTGGCCGTCACCACCGGGGCCGGCAGCGCCTGGCGAGGAGGAGTAGCGGCGGCGGTCTCTAGGGTTTGTGGGGGGCCTACGGATACGCCCTCACGCGAGCGGCCCGGGAGGACGTTTTATATGCTGCTACTAGAAAAAAAACATCGGTTGATTAATTCTAAACCCCTAGTTAATCACATGGTTGGTTATTTTGTTTTTGGACGAAAGTTAGCAGCGCTGCTTTCATTTCATTAAGAGAAAAATCCTTCAGAGACAAGGCAGGTTACATggggatatagtaaacaagaccaAAAATCAGAAAACGctaactatatatatatacactaAAAGTACGAGTAGGAAGTTAACTTCTGGCAGGGATCAGCACCTGTGATATTAGCTAATCGCCACAATCTGAATTGTTCAGCAATTTTGTCGAAAATCGTTGTGAAGGGTTTCGATTTACCATTGAACACCCTGTCGTTTATCTCCTTCCAGATGTGGAAGTAGATAGGTAAGCCTACATAGATGCACGTCCAAACCAAGCATCTTCGGTTGACATTCTGTCAACCATAGCCTATACACCAGATGCTAAGATACAAGCCTTGTTCCGGTTTGTTCAAATCATATGCAAACAATTACAGAGTTTTACTATGACCTGAGTTCAAATTCAGTGAGCTTACACAAACCAAAGTAGCTTCCCAgaagcaaaaaagaaaaaaacaacacGTGCTGTTTGTTCTCACTGGAGCAAGGACGGTAGGCTGGCAAATACTGTACAGTAGTAGATTTAAGAAATATAATTGGACgtggtgttttggctcatagATCTAAATACACCTATTATAAAAAAAAATGCGATAGAAATGTATTTGAAAATTTAAAAcattctgaaacaaattcatggatGTACTGATGTACATCCCAACATGCTATGTCTGCACataaaaaaattaagaaaaagatATTTTTTGTGGGAtgtgtaaataaataaataaaattctcgtgagaaacttttttttttgaagcaCTGAAAATTGTCTTTTTTTACACAAGTCATAAAAATGTCATTTCTCTGTGAAACTATGTGCGAACATAGAATATCTGCATGTGTATCTAGAATATTTGTTCATACTATTTTGGTATTTGAAAATATGTTTTTTGGTAGTAGGTGCATCTATACCTATGAACCAAAATGCATTTCCAGAAATAATTCGTGAAGCAAAGATTTGCCGTGTTTTCTTGATGGAATGGAGTTGCGTTGCTGCTTGAGAACGCGTACGTTCTTGACAGTTGACAGCGATATATGGTAATCAACCTGATCTCTCAGTGTCAGATCAAAAAGAGAGTTTCAGGTC
This Lolium perenne isolate Kyuss_39 chromosome 1, Kyuss_2.0, whole genome shotgun sequence DNA region includes the following protein-coding sequences:
- the LOC127327459 gene encoding F-box/FBD/LRR-repeat protein At3g26920-like, producing MDDSPAAEMHVFKKPKPLRLYDQQAPLVGGDGGGYDLDLDLINHLPDAILGTIVSLLPTKDGARTQAISRRWLPLWRSHMAPLNLVANYQLSDDKSRVAVVSKILSDHPGPARRFSLNPTCSQSFQAEVDGWFRSASLAGLQELQVTNLPMKHYPLPQHALVRFSPTLRLLRLFGCQFPSLVAPLSFPFLEQLILYDVGISEDALETMISGSTVLKSVSLHGMRFSRLCISSPTLMSISFYALRSKGAITFKELVIRDAPSLERLLPIFPEEGPATIRVIRAPKLEILGFLSKGISTLRLGTMVFQKMIPVRLTSKMRTMKILALDVGENLDTVVDFLKCFPCLQKLYVISHQGNDMNNVRKYDPANPIECFELHLKKVVLKNYDADKKACIDFANFFILNAKVLKEMEIGILKEQTDQWMYYHGTKLQVENRASRDARVKLGRDRYAIPGNHGHTHDLSLADPFEKSLCGHNKSVRYSIL